The following are from one region of the Haliaeetus albicilla chromosome 24, bHalAlb1.1, whole genome shotgun sequence genome:
- the NISCH gene encoding nischarin isoform X4: MEAAAGGEDGEEPPREARVLGSELVETYTVYIIQVSVGSHQWTVKHRYSDFHDLHEKLVSEKKIDKNLLPPKKIIGKNSKSLVEKRQKELEVYLQTLLVKFPVTTPKVLSHFLHFHLYEINGITAALAEELFHKGEQLLMAGEVFTIRPLQLYAVTQQLLQGKPTCANGDAKTDLGHILDFTCRLKYLKVTGTGGPFGTSNIQEHLLPFDLSIFKSLHQIEISHCGGKLIKGLTSSKHALATMSVRYSATSMKEILVPEASEFDQWEPEGATSSCPVTAVIPTWRTLTTLDMSHNSISQIDDSVKLIPKIEFLDLSHNGVSLVENLQHLYNLVHLDLSYNKLTSLEGVHTKLGNIKTLNLAGNQLERLCGLNKLYSLVNLDLSNNKIEQIDEVKNIGNLPCLEKVVLSSNPLSIIPDYRTKVLAQFGDRASEVCLDNIVTTEKELDTVEVLKAIQKAKEVKYKLSNSDKKISEDSRLTAASSKSNCSSLTVRPSSPSLPRPVSSSQGNHK, translated from the exons gtATACATTATTCAGGTCAGTGTTGGCAGTCATCAGTGGACAGTCAAACATCGTTACAGCGATTTCCATGACCTGCATGAAAAG cttgtttcagaaaagaagatAGATAAAAATCTGTTACCTCCTAAGAAGATCATTGGAAAAAATTCCAAAAGCCTGGTggagaaaagacaaaaggaatTAGAGGTCTACCTGCAAACCCTGCTAGTCAAGTTCCCTGTTACTACTCCAAAAGTCTTGTCACACTTCCTACACTTTCATTTATAT GAGATCAATGGGATCACTGCTGCATTGGCTGAAGAGCTATTCCACAAAG GAGAGCAGTTACTAATGGCTGGAGAAGTCTTCACGATCAGACCCTTGCAGTTATATGCTGTCACTCAACAGTTGCTACAGGGGAAGCCTACATGTGCTAATGGAGATGCCAAAACAGATCTAGGTCATATTCTAGATTTCACTTGTAGACTCAAGTATTTAAAG GTCACTGGAACAGGGGGACCTTTTGGAACCAGTAACATTCAGGAGCATCTCTTGCCTTTTGATCTGTCAATTTTCAAATCGCTTCATCAAATAGAG atcaGTCATTGTGGGGGAAAGCTTATCAAAGGGCTGACTTCATCAAAACATGCTCTGGCCACAATGAGTGTTCGATACTCAGCAACATCAATGAAG GAAATCCTGGTGCCTGAGGCCTCTGAGTTTGATCAGTGGGAGCCAGAGGGTGCAACTTCAAGTTGTCCAGTGACAGCAGTTATCCCAACTTGGAGAACTTTAACAACTTTGGATATGAGTCACAATAGCATATCTCAAATTGATGATTCAGtg AAATTAATTCCAAAGATTGAATTCCTGGATTTGAGTCACAATGGGGTGTCTCTGGTGGAAAATTTACAG CATCTTTACAACCTTGTTCACCTAGACTTATCCTACAATAAGCTTACATCACTAGAAGGTGTTCACACAAAACTGGGAAACATCAAAACTCTGAATTTAGCAGGAAATCAGCTGGAAAGGCTGTGTGGTCTTAACAAACTGTACTCATTAGTCAACTTGGATCTGAGCAACAACAAAATAGAACAG ATTGATGAAGTAAAAAATATAGGAAACCTCCCGTGCTTAGAAAAGGTGGTCTTATCCAGCAATCCATTGAGCATCATCCCTGATTACCGGACCAAAGTACTTGCTCAGTTTGGGGACAGGGCCTCGGAG gTCTGTTTGGATAACATAGTTACCACAGAAAAGGAACTAGATACTGTGGAAGTGCTAAAAGCtattcaaaaagcaaaggagGTGAAATACAAACTGAGCAACTCTGATAAAAAG ATCAGTGAGGACTCCAGGCTCACTGCTGCCAGCTCCAAATCAAACTGTTCTTCTCTTACTGTTcgtccttcctctccctctctgcctcgTCCTGTCAGCTCCAGCCAAGGTAATCAT AAATAA